A genomic window from Bradyrhizobium lupini includes:
- the metE gene encoding 5-methyltetrahydropteroyltriglutamate--homocysteine S-methyltransferase — MSILSLPVATLGTSRIGPRRELKFALESYWAGKSSEAELLEAGSGLRAANWARQKSRGATVIPSNDFSLYDHVLDTSLMVGAIPDVYGWNEGPVSLKTYFTMARGAQDGGHAQHGPGVAAQEMTKWFDTNYHYMVPEFHQDQIFKYASRKPIEEYEEARSLGYQTRPVLVGPVTFLKLGKSVNPAFNPLSLLDRLLPVYVDVLRELASRGAEWVQLDEPCLVMDIDEASRAAVRRAYAHFAKAVPALKIMLATYFGGVGDNLETVLALPVAGVHVDLVRAPDQLDAIVARAGRDLVVSLGVVDGRNVWRSNLPALLDQLAPMVKKLGRDRVQIAPSCSLLHVPADIELEIDLDPNLKTWLAFSVQKIKELSILGKALAGHAADVADELTLSEDASVTRETSPKIHSANVAGRMAAIDDSMRRRRSAFTQRADVQRVAFALPMFPTTTIGSFPQTADVRNARAAHARGALNDTQYEQLLKAETAHTVHWQEDIGLDVLVHGEFERNDMVQYFGEQLLGFAFTKHGWVQSYGSRCVRPPILFGDVSRPKPMTVKWWRHAQSLTKKPVKAMLTGPVTILNWSFVRDDIPRSETCRQIALAIRDEVIDLEAAGATMIQIDEAALREGLPLRKSQWKDYLDWAVDSFRVCSSAVADGTQIHTHMCYSEFNEIIDAIAAMDADVISIEASRSKMELLDAFKSYKYPNEIGPGVYDIHSPRIPAAAEIKQLIVLARQRVSDRQLWINPDCGLKTRRWEEVRPALVNMVAAARELRAEA; from the coding sequence ATGTCAATCCTTTCGCTTCCCGTTGCCACACTGGGGACGTCACGCATCGGCCCACGACGCGAACTCAAATTCGCACTCGAGAGCTACTGGGCGGGAAAATCCAGCGAAGCCGAGCTCCTCGAGGCGGGGAGTGGACTTCGTGCCGCTAATTGGGCACGGCAGAAATCCCGCGGTGCGACCGTCATTCCTTCGAATGACTTCTCGCTCTACGACCATGTGCTCGATACCAGCCTAATGGTCGGCGCCATTCCCGACGTTTACGGCTGGAACGAAGGTCCTGTGTCGCTTAAAACCTACTTCACCATGGCGCGTGGCGCTCAAGACGGTGGTCACGCTCAGCATGGGCCCGGCGTAGCCGCACAGGAGATGACGAAGTGGTTCGATACGAACTACCACTACATGGTGCCGGAATTTCACCAGGATCAGATCTTTAAGTATGCCTCTCGGAAGCCGATCGAGGAATATGAGGAGGCAAGAAGCCTCGGTTATCAGACGCGGCCCGTCCTAGTGGGCCCAGTCACTTTCCTGAAGCTCGGCAAAAGCGTAAATCCCGCATTCAATCCGCTGTCGCTGCTTGATCGACTCCTCCCCGTCTATGTCGATGTTCTCCGCGAACTAGCCTCGCGCGGCGCTGAATGGGTTCAGCTCGACGAGCCATGCCTAGTGATGGACATCGACGAAGCATCTCGGGCCGCTGTCCGCCGGGCCTATGCTCATTTCGCTAAGGCCGTGCCGGCCCTTAAAATCATGCTGGCCACATACTTCGGGGGTGTCGGCGACAATCTTGAAACAGTCTTGGCCTTGCCCGTTGCCGGGGTTCATGTCGACCTGGTTCGTGCACCTGACCAGTTGGACGCGATTGTCGCCAGAGCAGGTAGAGATCTCGTGGTCTCGCTCGGTGTCGTTGATGGTCGCAACGTGTGGCGCTCTAATCTGCCGGCGCTACTCGACCAACTTGCTCCTATGGTCAAAAAACTGGGCAGGGACCGTGTTCAGATTGCCCCCTCCTGCTCGCTGCTTCATGTTCCGGCCGACATTGAACTAGAGATCGATCTCGATCCCAATCTGAAGACGTGGTTGGCGTTCTCAGTGCAGAAGATCAAGGAACTTTCGATATTGGGCAAAGCGCTGGCTGGCCATGCTGCCGACGTGGCCGATGAACTCACGCTCTCAGAGGATGCATCCGTCACCCGCGAAACATCGCCGAAGATCCACAGTGCGAACGTCGCCGGACGAATGGCCGCGATCGACGATAGCATGCGTCGCCGTCGCAGTGCGTTCACCCAGCGCGCCGACGTCCAGCGCGTCGCCTTCGCATTGCCGATGTTTCCAACCACAACCATCGGATCCTTTCCGCAAACGGCGGACGTCCGCAATGCGCGTGCAGCTCATGCGCGGGGAGCGCTGAATGACACGCAGTACGAGCAGCTTCTGAAAGCGGAGACAGCCCATACCGTGCATTGGCAGGAAGATATCGGCCTGGACGTGCTCGTACACGGTGAGTTCGAGCGCAATGACATGGTTCAATACTTTGGCGAGCAGCTGTTGGGTTTCGCATTCACCAAGCACGGCTGGGTTCAGTCTTATGGCTCGCGGTGCGTTCGTCCTCCTATCCTGTTTGGAGATGTCTCCCGCCCGAAGCCCATGACCGTTAAATGGTGGCGACATGCGCAGTCTCTGACCAAAAAACCCGTCAAGGCTATGCTGACCGGACCGGTGACGATCCTGAACTGGTCGTTTGTCCGTGACGACATCCCGCGGAGCGAGACATGCCGACAGATCGCTCTCGCGATCCGAGACGAGGTCATCGACCTTGAGGCGGCTGGAGCGACCATGATCCAGATCGACGAGGCTGCGTTGCGGGAGGGATTGCCACTGCGCAAATCGCAGTGGAAGGACTATCTAGATTGGGCAGTGGACAGTTTCCGTGTTTGCTCCTCCGCTGTCGCTGACGGAACTCAGATCCATACGCACATGTGCTATTCCGAGTTCAACGAAATCATCGATGCGATCGCAGCAATGGATGCCGACGTCATTTCAATCGAGGCGTCGCGCTCCAAAATGGAATTGCTCGACGCTTTCAAGAGCTACAAATATCCTAATGAAATCGGGCCGGGCGTCTATGACATTCATTCACCGCGCATTCCCGCAGCAGCCGAGATCAAGCAGCTGATTGTGTTGGCGCGGCAGCGGGTTTCCGATCGGCAGCTCTGGATCAATCCCGACTGCGGACTGAAAACTCGACGATGGGAGGAGGTGCGTCCCGCGCTCGTCAATATGGTGGCCGCCGCACGCGAGTTGCGGGCCGAGGCATGA
- a CDS encoding 4Fe-4S binding protein, translated as MAYKIVASQCTVCGACEFECPNAAISLKRDIYVIDAKKCTECEGHCDTPQCAVVCPVPDTCVPSKTG; from the coding sequence ATGGCTTACAAGATCGTCGCTTCGCAATGCACCGTTTGTGGCGCATGTGAGTTCGAGTGTCCCAACGCGGCGATCAGTCTGAAGCGCGACATTTACGTTATCGATGCCAAAAAATGTACGGAGTGCGAGGGCCATTGCGACACGCCGCAATGCGCGGTGGTCTGTCCGGTCCCTGACACCTGTGTCCCGTCCAAGACAGGATAG
- a CDS encoding cytochrome-c peroxidase: protein MNMSIPELRVVAEASILAIGLLMSSGANADDDLMRNAKQIFHPIPSVIPAVKNNPVTHGKVELGKMLFFDPRLSASGVISCNTCHNLGTGGVDAGPTSVGHGWKVGLRRAPTVYNAVFNAAQFWDGRAADLKAQATGPVQASAEMNATPDHVLGILNSMPGYVVLFKNAFPNEARPVTFENFAKAIEAFEASLITPAAPFDQYLEGNTHALDDQQKSGLALFMAKGCSSCHNGINLGGQAYFPFGVMKKPDASVLPDADKGRFAVTRAVGDEYVFRAAPLRNVALRAPYFHSGQVWSLKQAVALMSEIQLGTKLSDREENDIISFLNSLTGRLPKIEYPILPTRTNTTPKPSIDR, encoded by the coding sequence ATGAACATGTCGATCCCGGAGCTTCGGGTTGTCGCTGAAGCATCTATTTTAGCTATTGGGCTGCTGATGTCGTCAGGAGCTAACGCCGACGATGATCTGATGAGAAACGCCAAGCAGATCTTCCATCCAATCCCCTCGGTCATTCCTGCGGTAAAAAACAATCCGGTGACGCATGGAAAGGTGGAGCTTGGCAAGATGCTGTTCTTCGATCCGCGGCTATCGGCGAGCGGGGTCATTAGCTGCAATACGTGCCACAATCTCGGCACCGGCGGAGTCGATGCCGGTCCGACCTCCGTTGGTCACGGCTGGAAGGTCGGCCTGCGCCGGGCCCCAACTGTCTACAACGCAGTGTTCAATGCGGCGCAATTTTGGGACGGACGCGCCGCGGACCTCAAGGCGCAGGCCACCGGCCCGGTGCAGGCGAGTGCCGAAATGAATGCGACTCCAGATCATGTGCTCGGTATCTTGAACTCAATGCCCGGCTATGTCGTCTTGTTCAAGAACGCTTTTCCGAACGAAGCGAGACCGGTCACCTTTGAAAATTTTGCGAAGGCGATCGAGGCTTTTGAAGCGTCTCTCATTACACCTGCGGCTCCATTCGATCAGTATCTGGAGGGCAATACACATGCCCTCGATGATCAGCAGAAGTCAGGGTTGGCACTGTTTATGGCGAAGGGATGTTCCTCTTGCCACAATGGTATCAATCTCGGTGGACAGGCCTACTTCCCGTTCGGCGTGATGAAAAAGCCGGACGCAAGCGTGCTTCCGGACGCCGATAAGGGCCGGTTCGCGGTCACCAGGGCGGTCGGCGACGAATATGTCTTCCGCGCGGCGCCATTGCGAAACGTCGCGTTGCGAGCCCCTTACTTTCATTCGGGACAGGTTTGGAGCCTGAAGCAAGCTGTTGCCCTGATGAGTGAAATCCAGCTCGGCACCAAGCTTAGCGATAGAGAGGAAAACGACATTATCTCATTTCTGAATTCGCTGACCGGTCGGCTGCCTAAGATCGAATATCCGATACTGCCGACGCGCACCAACACGACACCAAAGCCTTCAATAGACAGATAG